GGCCGCGGTGGCGATCCGGCCGAGGCCGAGCCGCTCGAAGCGGGTGTCGCCGCCCGGGAACGGCAGCCGGACCAGGCCCTGGTCGAGGGCGAGCGCCGCGGCGGCGGCCCGGCCCGACAGCTGGAGCTTGGTGAGCAGCCGGTCGACATGGGTGGTGACCGTGCGGGGGCTGGTGAAGAGGCGTTCGGCGATCTCGTTGTTGGTGAGGCCGGCCACCACCAGGGTGAGGACGTCGAGTTCGCGCAGGGTCAGACCGTAGGGGGAGGGGTGGCAGGGCTCGATCAGGACCCGGCCCATCGGCCTGCCGCGCGGGTCGGTGAACGGGTCGACCCAGACCCGTACCAGGGTGCGGGCGGTGGAGTCGGTCCACATGAAGCCGGTGCGGCCGGCCTCGGTGCGCAGACACGCCAGCACCAGTGCGGCGAGTTCGGTGTGCTCGCGCAGGAAGGCGACGGCGGGTCCCGGGCCCGGCGTCGCGTCCTGCCGGGTGTGGTCGGCCGCCTCCACGGTGCCGTCGGCGAGCATGATCGCCGAGGCGGGGGGCGAGAGGGTGTCTCCGGCGGGCCAGGCGGGTGCGGTTCGTTTCCGAGCGGACACGGGCGTCGTCTCCCGTCCCTTCGTGCGCGGCCTGCCGCGTGGATCGCGGCGACCGGTGCGATGACAGGCTCATCATGCCCAGGTACTGGGGGATGCGACAGGGTTACGTGTAACGAACGGGTAAGGAATCATTTGGGGTTACTGTCGAGTTTTCCGGGACGCGTGAGGCCCGTGCGACACCGGCACGGAGGGGAGCCTGACCGGTGTCGCACGGGCGGGAGAGCGGCCCCGCGGCGGCCGACGGCCGCGCGGGGCAGCCGGGTTCAGGTGCGGCGGCTGCGCAGCAGCGAGTCGAGGGCCACCGCGGTGACGACGATGACGCCCTTGGCGATGAGCTGCCAGTGCTGGCTGATGTTGAGGCTGTAGAAGACGTTGGTCAGGGTGGCCAGGATCAGCAGGCCCACCGCCGAGCGCCAGACCGCGCCCTCGCCGCCGCGCAGCGAGGTGCCGCCGACCACCACGATGGCGATGGTGTCCAGGGCCACCGTGGCGCCGACGTCCGCCTGCCCCACGCCGAGCCGGGAGGCGTCGATCATGCCGGCCAGGGCGGCCGTCACCCCGGTCATCACATAGGCGCTGCCCACCAGCCACGGCACCCGCAGACCGGAGAGCCTGGCGGCCTCCTCGTTGCCGCCGATGGCGAAGATGTTGCGGCCGTACCCGGTCCGCGACAGCAGCACCGAGCCGATCAGGAAGACGCCGAGCAGGATCCAGATCGGCAGCGGCACCCCGGCGACCGCCGTCAGCGCCAGGTACTGGAAGGAGAGGTCGTCGACGATGAAGGGCGCCGAGTCGGAGTACACGTACGCCAGGCCCGCGATGACCGACGACATGCCCAGGGTGGTGACGAAGGGGTTGACCTTCCAGCGGGCGATGATCGTGCCGTTCGCGGCGCCCACCGCGATCCCGGCGAGCAGCGCGCACACCCCGGCGAGCAGCACCGACCCGGTGCTCTTGGTGACCCCGGCGAAGACGGTGGAGCCGAGCGCGTAGGTGGCGCCCACCGACAGGTCGAAGCCGCCGGAGATGATGACGAACGTCATCGCGACGGCGATGATCCCGACGGCCGCGTTCTGGGTCAGGATGTCCTGGAGGTTCGCGGCCCGCAGGAAGCCCGGGTACAGCACGGTCGCCGCGACGACCAGCAGGACCAGCACCCAGAGCATGCTGAACCGCAGGGCGAGGGCCCGCAGCCGGGCGGCGCGGTCGTCGCCGCCCGGTCCGGTGGTCTTCGGGGGTGCGACGGCGGGTCCGCCCGACGGGGCGGACGGCTGGGAGAGGGTGGACGGGGTCACTTCAGCTCACCTCGCGGGTGGTCGGGTCGATGCTCGGGGCGGCGGTCGGACGGCACGGCGGGCGCGGGCTCCGGGGACGCGGGCGGCACTCGCCGCCCGGGGAGCCGCCGTGACCGGCGCGGGGCGTCACTCGGTGTCCTGGTCGTGGAAGCCGAGCCGGACGATGTCCCGCACCCGGAAGTTCGGCGAGTCGGCCGGGATCTCGGACACCACCCGGCCGCCCGCGAAGACCAGCAGCCGGTTGGCGATGGCGAGCACCTCCTCCAGCTCCGACGAGGTGACGACGACGGCGGCGCCGTCCTGCGCCAGCCGCACCAGCGACGCCAGCACCTCCGACTTGGCGCCCACGTCGATGCCCCGGGTGGGTTCGTCGATGAGGAAGACCCGCGGGTCGCGCGCCGCCCACTTGGCGAGCAGCACCTTCTGCTGGTTTCCGCCCGACAGATGGCGCACCGGGGCGCCGATCCTGGCCGCGTCGAAACCGAAGTAGCGGGTGTAGCGCTCGGCGCGCCGCCGTTCGGTGCCGTGGTCGATCTGTCCTGCGCGGGTCGCCCGGGTGACCCCGACGCTGATGTTGTCGGTGCCGTCCATCGCCGGGACCAGACCGTTCTTGCGGTCCTCGGGGACCATCACCACGCCGGCCGCGATGGACTGCCGGGCCGAGCGCGGCCAGGGCACCGGCCGTCCGCCGAGCCGCAGTTCGCCGGTGGAGGTCCGGTCGAGGCCGGCCAGCGCGCGCAGGAACGTGGTGCGCCCGGAGCCGACCAGACCCCACAGGCCGACGATCTCGCCCTCGTGGACGCGGATGTCGATGCCGGACAGCACGCCGGGCACGTCGACCCCGGCCGCCTCCAGGGCCGGGCCGCCCGGCTCGTGGGTGCCGCCCCGGGCGGTGACCTCGATCTCCCGGCCGACCATGGCGCGGATCAGGGCCTGGCGGTTCCAGCGGGCCCGGGGCGCGGTCTCGACGAGCTGCCCGTTGCGCAGCACCGAGATGCTGTCGCTCAGCCGCAGCACCTCGTCCAGGTTGTGGCTGACGAAGACGATCGTGGTGCCCTGGGAGCGCAGCCGGTCGAGGACCCGGTAGAGGATGTCCCGTTCGTGCTCGGCGAGCGCGGCGCTCGGCTCGTCGAGCAGCAGGATCCGCCCATCGGCCTGCACCCCGCGCATGATCTCGAGGAGCTGCTGCTGGGACACCGACAGGGTGCGCGCCAGGGCGTCGGGCGGGATGTCCACCTCGAAGTCCTCGCACATCCGCAGATAGCGGCGGCGCATCTCGCGGGACGAGAGCAGTCCGCGCCTGCTGAGGGTGCCGCCGAGGAACACGTTGGCCTCGGCGCTGAGCGCGGGGACCATGGTGAGTTCCTGGTAGACGGCGACCAGGCCGAGGCCGCGGGCCTTGCGGGGGCCGCCCGCGTCGAGCGGGGTCCCGAAGACCTCGACCGCGCCGGTGTCGGCGGCGAGCCGTCCGCTGACCATGCCGAGCAGGGTGGACTTCCCCGCCCCGTTCTCACCGACGAGCGCGTGGACGGTGCCCGCCGGGATCCGGAGGCCGACGTCGCGGACCGCGTAGGTCCTGCCGAAGATCTTGGAGACGCCGTGGCAGACGACGGCCGGGTCCTGGGGTGCGGTGACGGCGTCGGCCGTCGGGGGTGACGCGGGGGAGGTGGCGGGCATCGGGGCTCCTTTCCTGCCGTGCCGCGGGCCGGTCAGTACTCGGGGGTGAAGTCGTCGACCGTGTCGGCGGTCGCGAACGGCGTGCCGGGCAGTTCGGAGGACTCGGTGAGGTTGATGAAGTGCGGCACGGTCTTGCCGGACACGTGGTCGGCGAGCGCCTGGAGGGCCTCCTCGGTCTCCTTGGCGGGCAGCATCATCACGCTCTGCTGGAGATCGCCCTTGCGGACCGAGTTCAGCGCCCAGGTGTCGCCGCCGAAGTCGTAGATCTTGACCTTGCCCTTGCGTCCCGCGCTGTTGACGGCCTGCACGATGCCGCGGCTCATCCCGGAGAAGTTGGACATGATCACGTCGAGGTCGGGGTTGGCCCGCAGGATGGTCTGCGCGGCGGAGTTGCCCTTGGGCGTGGTGTAGTCGGTGGCCTGCTGGGCGACCACCTTGAAGCCCTTGTGGGTGGCGAACGCCTTGGCGGCCTGCTGGAAGCAGAGGGTGTTCGCGTTGAGGTCGGGCCCGGAGATCAGCGCGATCCGGGCGCCGCCCGGGTGGTCCTTGACGACCTGGGCGACCCACCGCTCGTACACGTCGAGGGTCTGGCCGCCGACGTAGGTGACGGTGCCGGGCTCCCAGGTCTCCTCGCCGAGCTTGGTCGCCCGGCCGCAGATCGGCAGGTTGAAGACGGAGACCAGGATGCCCTTCTGCGGCGCCTGCCGGGTCAGCAGTTTGCAGACCAGGTTGCCGTCGTTGGGCTCCACGGCGAAGGCGTTGTACTTGCCGCTGGTGAGGGCCGTCTGGATCTGGTCGAACTGCTTCTGCGCGTCGAACTGCCCGTCGAAGACGTCGAGTCCGACGCCCAGGGCGGACGCCTTCTTCTTGCCTGCGGCGATGGCGGCCTGGAGGTAGGCGTTGCTGGTGCCCGCCGAGAAGTAGGCGATCTTCAGGTCGCTGACCTTCTTCGGGCCCGCGGCCTTGCCGCTCGCGGCGGACGGGTCGGCGGCGGACTGGTCGGTGGGCACCGAACAGGCCCCCGCGCCGAGCAGGACGGCGAGGGCGGTGGCGGCGACAGCGAGCCGGCGCGGGGCGGCGCCGCGTCTGACGCGGCGGGACGAGGCACGGTTCATGGCGGTGGTTCTCCCTGTTCGAGACGGGCGGGGCGGGGCGGGGCGAGGCAGGGCGGGGCGAGGCGCCGAGCCGGGTCGGGCGGGGCCCGGCGGCACCGCGGGAGCGCGAAGCGGTGATCAGTCCTCGGTCCAGGTGTCGTAGATGTCGCTCAGCGGGGCGAACCAGGTGCCGGCGTGCCCGGCCATGTACTCGATGAGCCGCTCGAAGCCCATCAGGTAGTGGGCGCGGGCGATCGTCTGCGGGTGGACGGTGAGGGTGAGCACCCCGCCGGGGACGTTGCGGTACGCGTAGTCGAAGTGGTCCTTCCAGCGCTGGAACATCACCTCGCTCGACCCCAGGCCCTGGTTGACGCCCGGGATGTACTCGGCGGCCGGGAAGTCGTCGAGGAACCAGGAGACCGGGAACTCCAGGAGCGGGCTCGGCGGTCCGAAGGTGCTGCCCTCCTCCCAGCCGACCTGGACCGGACGCGGGTGGTACGGCTCGAAGTCCCGGCCCATCAGGGAGGAGTCCCACACGAAGCCGTTCTCCTCCAGCACGCTCATCGTCTGGTCGGTGAAGTCCCAGGCGGGCGACCGGTAGCCGCGCGGACGCACCCCGATGTACCGGTCGTGCTGGGCGAGTTGGGCCTCCATCAGACGGCGCTCGGTGTCGGCGTCCAGCTTCGGCACGCCCTCGTGGTAGCAGCCGTGGGCGGCGATCTCGTGACCGGCGTCCACGATCTGCCGCACCCGCTCGGGGAACGTGACCATGGTGTGGCCGGGCGTGCACCAGGTGGCGCGCACCCCGTGCCGTTCGAACAGGCTGATCAGCCGGGGCACCCCGACCTCGGCGCAGAACTCGCCCCGGGAGAGGTAGCTCGGGCTGCTGAGGTTGAAGGTGCCCATCCAGACGCTGTGCGCGTCGAAGTCGGCACCGATGTTGACGGCGAGGGACTTGCCCTCGGGAAGGTTCAGGGGCATGGGAGACCTCCGTGCGGAGAGGGACGGGCGGAGTGGGACGGGCGGGACGGGCGGGCTGGGTGGGACGGGAGCGGCCGGGTGGGAACGAGTGCGGAATCGATTCAGCTGGTGAGCAGGTCGTCGGCCCAGCGGCGGTAGAGGCCGGCCCGGCGGCGCCGGTCGGTGTCGGTGGTCGCGGCGCCGGTGCGCCGGTTCTCCCGCAGCAGGTCGAGATCGAGGCGGACCGTGATGACGTCCTCGACGTTGGTGCCGGCCTCGGCGAGGACGCCGTCCGGCGCGAAACCGGCGTCGCAGGGCGACAGCACGGAGGCGCGCGCCCAGCCGGGGGAGAGGGGCCCGCCCGGGTCACCGGTGGTCGGGCAGTGCACCACGTACACCTGGTTCTCGATAGCGCGGGCCTGCGCGCAGTGCCGCACCCGCCAGAAACCGGCCTCGGTGAAGGTGTACGACGGGCTGACGATCAGCTCGGCGCCCTGCCGGGCCAGCACCGTCGACACCTCGGGTATCTCGGTCTCGTAGCAGACGGAGACCCCGACGCTGATCCCGCCCACCGTGAACGGCGCGAGGGTGTCGCCCTCCCGGGTCCCCCAGCCGGCCTCGGCCGGGAAGATGTGCGTCTTCACGTGCCGGGTGACCGAGCCGTCAGGGAAGAACACGAACGCGGTGTTGAGGACGCCGTCGCCGTCCGGGTCGCGCACCAGATGGCTGCCGGCCACGATCACCTGCCCCCTGACCCGCGCGAGGTCGGTGAAGAGGGCCAGGTAGTCGTCGGTGTGGTCGGCGATCCGGCCGAGCGCGGAGACCGGCTCGTCCCGCCAGCCGGGGCGGGCGGTGAACAGGGCCGCGGTGAACAGCTCGGGCAGCACGACGAGTTCGGAGCCGTCGGTGCGGTCGAGAAGGGTGCGGACCTGGCGGGCGAAGGCGTCGAAGCCGTCCACCCGCCGCATCTCGAACTGCACCGCGGAGACGGTCAGGGAAGTGCCCATGGACTGCGTTTCCTCTCAAGGGGCGGGGTGCGGGAGCGGAATCTCGCGCCGGTCGTCACTGCGCGAGCAGACCGCCGTCGATGACGAGGTCGGTGCCGGTGACGTACGACGACTCGTCGGACGCCAGGTAGACACAGCCGTGGGCGATCTCGGCGGGGGTGCCGCCGCGCCGCATCGGGGTGCCGGCCAGCACCGCCGCGTTGAGGTCGGCGGGCTGCGCGTCGGTCAGCGGGGTCGCGATCCAGCCGGGGATCACCGCGTTGGCGCGGATGCGGTCGGGGGCGTAGGTGATGGCGGCGTTGCGGGTCATGCTGCGCACCGCGCCCTTGCTGGCGTGGTAGGCGTGGGTGCCCACCCCGCCGACCACGCCCCAGGCCGAGGAGAGGTTGATGATCGACCCGCCGCCCGCCCTGCGCAGGGCGGGGATCGCGGCCCGCATCCCGAGGAAGACGCCGGTCTGGTCGACGCCGACGACCCGGTTCCACTCGTCGAGCGTCAGGGTCTCGATCGGCTCGTAGGAGATCAGGCCCGCGTTGTTGACCAGCACGTCGAGCCGCCCGTGGCGCCGCTCCACCCCGGCGACCGCCGCCGACCAGCCGTCCTCGTCGGTGACGTCGAGGCGGATCTCCTCGACGCCGGGCACCGGCGGTCCGACCTCGTCGAGGTCGGCCGAGACCACGACGGCGCCCTCGGCGGCGAACGCCTCGACGATGCCCCGGCCGATCCCCCGGGAACCTCCGGTGACCAGTGCCACCTTGCCTGTCAGACGCCCCATGGCGTGAACTCCCTTCCTGCGGACGGCCCGAGAGCACGGCCGGCGGTGGTGTGCGGACGGTGTGCGGACGACGGCACACCCGGGCGACGCGGTGGGCGGCGCCGCGCGGGGCGCCGGCGCCGGGTCAGCGGGCGAGGAAACCGCCGTCGATGACGAGGTCGGTGCCGGTGACGTACGACGACTCGTCGGAGGCCAGATAGAGGCAGCCGTAGCCGATGTCCCGCGGCTCGGCGCCCCGCCCGAGCGGGGTGGAGGCGATGACGGCGTCGTTGAACTCGCGGGTCTGCGCCTCGGTCATCGGGGTGCGGATCCAGCCGGGCAGCACGGCGTTGGCGCGGATGCGGTCGGGGGCGTAGGTGATGGCGGCGTTGCGGGTCATGCTGCGCACCGCGCCCTTGGTGGCCTGGTAGGCGAGCGATCCCGGGACCGCGGCGGCGCCGTAGATGGAGGAGATGTTGACGATCGACCCGCCGCCCGCCCTGCGCAGGGCGGGGATCGCGGCCCGCATCCCGAGGAAGACGCCGGTCTGGTTGATGCCCACGACCCGCTGCCACTCGTCGAGTCGCAGCTCGTGGACGGCCTCGTAGGAGCCGACGCCCGCGTTGTTGACGAGGATGTCGAGCCTGCCGTGCCGCTCCTCGATCCCGGCGACGGTCCTGGCCCAGCCGCGCTCGTCGGTGACGTCGAGCGGCCCGTGCTCCACGCGCCCGGCGCCGTCGTCCCCGGTGGGGGCGGCCGGTGCGACGGGGTCGAGGATGTCGACCGCCGTCACGACGGCGCCCTGCTCGGCGAAGAGTTCGGCGGTGGCCCGCCCGATCCCCCGCGCACCGCCGGTGATCAGCGCGACCTTGCCCGTCAGACGTCCCATTCCTGCCCTCCGTCCCGAGCGCCCCGGTGCTCCGGCGACGCCGGCCGAGAAGCTCGTGGCAGGACAGTAGGA
The sequence above is a segment of the Streptomyces griseoviridis genome. Coding sequences within it:
- a CDS encoding polysaccharide deacetylase family protein; amino-acid sequence: MPLNLPEGKSLAVNIGADFDAHSVWMGTFNLSSPSYLSRGEFCAEVGVPRLISLFERHGVRATWCTPGHTMVTFPERVRQIVDAGHEIAAHGCYHEGVPKLDADTERRLMEAQLAQHDRYIGVRPRGYRSPAWDFTDQTMSVLEENGFVWDSSLMGRDFEPYHPRPVQVGWEEGSTFGPPSPLLEFPVSWFLDDFPAAEYIPGVNQGLGSSEVMFQRWKDHFDYAYRNVPGGVLTLTVHPQTIARAHYLMGFERLIEYMAGHAGTWFAPLSDIYDTWTED
- a CDS encoding sugar ABC transporter substrate-binding protein, coding for MNRASSRRVRRGAAPRRLAVAATALAVLLGAGACSVPTDQSAADPSAASGKAAGPKKVSDLKIAYFSAGTSNAYLQAAIAAGKKKASALGVGLDVFDGQFDAQKQFDQIQTALTSGKYNAFAVEPNDGNLVCKLLTRQAPQKGILVSVFNLPICGRATKLGEETWEPGTVTYVGGQTLDVYERWVAQVVKDHPGGARIALISGPDLNANTLCFQQAAKAFATHKGFKVVAQQATDYTTPKGNSAAQTILRANPDLDVIMSNFSGMSRGIVQAVNSAGRKGKVKIYDFGGDTWALNSVRKGDLQQSVMMLPAKETEEALQALADHVSGKTVPHFINLTESSELPGTPFATADTVDDFTPEY
- a CDS encoding ABC transporter permease, which produces MTPSTLSQPSAPSGGPAVAPPKTTGPGGDDRAARLRALALRFSMLWVLVLLVVAATVLYPGFLRAANLQDILTQNAAVGIIAVAMTFVIISGGFDLSVGATYALGSTVFAGVTKSTGSVLLAGVCALLAGIAVGAANGTIIARWKVNPFVTTLGMSSVIAGLAYVYSDSAPFIVDDLSFQYLALTAVAGVPLPIWILLGVFLIGSVLLSRTGYGRNIFAIGGNEEAARLSGLRVPWLVGSAYVMTGVTAALAGMIDASRLGVGQADVGATVALDTIAIVVVGGTSLRGGEGAVWRSAVGLLILATLTNVFYSLNISQHWQLIAKGVIVVTAVALDSLLRSRRT
- a CDS encoding SDR family NAD(P)-dependent oxidoreductase, with amino-acid sequence MGRLTGKVALITGGARGIGRATAELFAEQGAVVTAVDILDPVAPAAPTGDDGAGRVEHGPLDVTDERGWARTVAGIEERHGRLDILVNNAGVGSYEAVHELRLDEWQRVVGINQTGVFLGMRAAIPALRRAGGGSIVNISSIYGAAAVPGSLAYQATKGAVRSMTRNAAITYAPDRIRANAVLPGWIRTPMTEAQTREFNDAVIASTPLGRGAEPRDIGYGCLYLASDESSYVTGTDLVIDGGFLAR
- a CDS encoding nitrilase-related carbon-nitrogen hydrolase codes for the protein MGTSLTVSAVQFEMRRVDGFDAFARQVRTLLDRTDGSELVVLPELFTAALFTARPGWRDEPVSALGRIADHTDDYLALFTDLARVRGQVIVAGSHLVRDPDGDGVLNTAFVFFPDGSVTRHVKTHIFPAEAGWGTREGDTLAPFTVGGISVGVSVCYETEIPEVSTVLARQGAELIVSPSYTFTEAGFWRVRHCAQARAIENQVYVVHCPTTGDPGGPLSPGWARASVLSPCDAGFAPDGVLAEAGTNVEDVITVRLDLDLLRENRRTGAATTDTDRRRRAGLYRRWADDLLTS
- a CDS encoding SDR family oxidoreductase, with the translated sequence MGRLTGKVALVTGGSRGIGRGIVEAFAAEGAVVVSADLDEVGPPVPGVEEIRLDVTDEDGWSAAVAGVERRHGRLDVLVNNAGLISYEPIETLTLDEWNRVVGVDQTGVFLGMRAAIPALRRAGGGSIINLSSAWGVVGGVGTHAYHASKGAVRSMTRNAAITYAPDRIRANAVIPGWIATPLTDAQPADLNAAVLAGTPMRRGGTPAEIAHGCVYLASDESSYVTGTDLVIDGGLLAQ
- a CDS encoding sugar ABC transporter ATP-binding protein, translating into MPATSPASPPTADAVTAPQDPAVVCHGVSKIFGRTYAVRDVGLRIPAGTVHALVGENGAGKSTLLGMVSGRLAADTGAVEVFGTPLDAGGPRKARGLGLVAVYQELTMVPALSAEANVFLGGTLSRRGLLSSREMRRRYLRMCEDFEVDIPPDALARTLSVSQQQLLEIMRGVQADGRILLLDEPSAALAEHERDILYRVLDRLRSQGTTIVFVSHNLDEVLRLSDSISVLRNGQLVETAPRARWNRQALIRAMVGREIEVTARGGTHEPGGPALEAAGVDVPGVLSGIDIRVHEGEIVGLWGLVGSGRTTFLRALAGLDRTSTGELRLGGRPVPWPRSARQSIAAGVVMVPEDRKNGLVPAMDGTDNISVGVTRATRAGQIDHGTERRRAERYTRYFGFDAARIGAPVRHLSGGNQQKVLLAKWAARDPRVFLIDEPTRGIDVGAKSEVLASLVRLAQDGAAVVVTSSELEEVLAIANRLLVFAGGRVVSEIPADSPNFRVRDIVRLGFHDQDTE